The nucleotide sequence TTATAGATTTACCATCTACTCCCCCTGATTTTCATAATTAATTATTATCTAAAATATTAAAACTATAAATTTTATTTATATTAATATTTTGTCTTGACAAACCTATTTGTTTTAATTATCATTTTATTAAATGAAACAAAAGTTCCTAAAATTGAAACCACTTGAGAGATTGCTCACGATTCTCGATCTCTTTACACCCAACTTCAAGCTTCTGAGCTTCAGTGATATCGTTCGGCTCTCAGGACTCCCTAAAAGCACGGTTTTTCGACTAATACGAACCCTGGAAGATAACAACCTTTTGCAGAAGGCAAGTAATATGCAAGGTTGGGTGTTAGGTACTTGGTTGCTTGACAAGTTGGCGTTGCTGATGAATCAGGACATCATGGCGTATAGCTACGACCATATGCGTTGGCTCAACAACCTGACGCAGGAAACTGTCTGTCTCTGGAGACGGGTAGGTAATGAACGGATATGTGTCTTGCAGTTTGAGAGCCCCCATGAACTCCGTATGGTTGCAGAGCCTGGCAAGCCAGTTCCGCTTTATTGTGGAGGTGCAGGGAAGATTCTGTTGGCGTATCTAAAGCCACAAGAACTCGACGAGTACTTCAAGAATGTCCAGCTGAAACCAGTTGGTCCGAGAACAATCGTAGATGAGAATCAGCTAAGGCGTGAGTTGTCTCGTATTAATGTAAAAGGAGTCGCTGTAGGAATTAAAGAACGGACGTCGGGTGGGGTTGGTATCGCAGCACCTATCTACACAGCGGATGGACAGGTGGAATATTGTTTGAGCTTGTACCTCCCTGTTCTGCGTTTTTCCAATAAGGTGAAACAACAGTTGATTCCTTTGCTCAAGAAGTCCGCATCAGATATTTCGACTGATTTAGGTTTCAGGGGATCAGATGTAATCGTATCGAGAGTCTCGAAGTAAGAAAGGAGGAACATTGTTATGAAAAAAATAACAATCATAGGCTTTGTAATGGTGCTATGCATGTTCTTAAGTAATATCTTCCTAACCCAGCCATCATGGGCCACGGAGGAAAAGTACCCTTCTAAGGAAATACATCAAATTGTTCCATGGAGGGCAGGTGGTGGTACAGATCTGTTTACCAGGGTTTTAGAACGGCTGTGGGAAAAGAAGCTTGGTGTTCCTATCGTGATTGAGAATATTCCAGGAGGAGGAACTACGATAGGGAATAACAAGGCATGGAATGCCCCGGCTGACGGATATACTATATTAGTTGTAAACATTGGAGCACTTAATTTCTCAGCGATGTTGCATAACACTGAATGGACTATCGAAGACTGGACTTATATCGGACTTCATCACACTGATCCAATCATAGTATATGCCCACCCCAGCGTACCTTGGAATAACATTAAAGATGTCATGGATTATATCATTAAAGATCCCGGGAAGCTTAATGTTGGGGTTCCAGAATCTACAAACGATCAAATAATACTTATAAAAATGATTGAAGAGATAACAGGTGGTAAATTTGGATCAATAATTCCAGCAGGTGGAGGAGGAAAACTTCTTAAAGAGGTAATGGGTGGACATATTCCTTTAGCGTTTCATCGCCTGTGGGCTGGTGGAATTAAAGCAAAAGCGCAAAATCTTAAGCCAATCGGTATTGTTACCTCAAAGCGTAATCCTTTATGGCCTGAGTTACCAACTTTTGATGAGGTTTTACCTCTAAAATGGCGGGTAAAAGGACCACTTTTTGGTTATAAAGGATATGCAGTTCACAAAAAAGTCAAGGAGAAATATCCTGAGAGATTTAATAAGTTAGTATCTACTTTCAAAGAGATATTTGATTCTCCTGAACACAAGCAAGCGGCAGATAAGATGAAATTAACACCAATTCTGGACTATAAAGGACCTGAAGAGGCGATGAAGGCGATCAAAGAGTATGATGAGATGTTACGTAAGTACAAGCATCTTTTCCGTATTGGTGTGCAATGAGGTGATTGTATTATTCTTAGTTTGATGTCATAAGAATGTGCGCCTCCAAAAGTAATTTTATACTTTTTGAGGCGGTGGCTGTATGATGTAGCATGGAAGGAATGTTATAGAATTTCAATTAAAAATGGGTTTTAAGTCGGTGATGAGATAATGAAAAGGTTGATAGTTCCTGTTATATTTCTCCTTTTTATCATTATTGCCTTATTGGAATCTAAAGATTTACCACCAGGTGCTGGGTTATACCCTAAAGTGATTATCGCAGGTGGTTTTGTGGTTGTAACTATTGCCTTAATAAAGGAAATAAAAACCATACGGAGCGAAAAGAAAGCAGGACAATATGCACTGAAAAGGATATCATATGAAAAGATATTAAAAGACCCTCTAGTGATAAAGCAATTATTCATTATCATTTCTACTTTAATTTATATTTTCCTCGTAGAAAAAACCGGATTTATTATAATTTCAACCATATACATATTTTTAAATTTTTATATATTAGGATTTCGCCACAAGACTCACTTACCATTTATCTCAATTGCTACTTCATTGATAATTTACTTGGTATTTGGTCTATTTATTAAAATCCCACTTCCCATGCAATTTTTGGAGGAGTGGATTTCAAAGTTAATAAGAGGGCTAATAATATGATGGAAGGTATATTGTTAGGATTGGATCGAGTACTGCAACCGGATAATCTGATTATGATTCCATTAGGATTGATTGTAGGGACGATTATAGGTGCCTTTCCAGGAATGGGTGCCAGTTTTGCAATAATAATAATGATACCTCTTACCTACTGGATGCGTCCAGAACAGGCATTAATATTTCTCACGAATGTGGGTGGCTCAGCAGAATTCGGCGGTTCTATCCCGGCAATCTTAATGCATGTCCCTGGTACACCAGGGTCCACTGCTACTTGTTGGGATGGATATCCTATGACAAAAAAAGGCGAAGCAGCCAGAGCCCTTGGTATTTCTTTATTTGCCAGCGGGATGGGAGGATTATTCGGAGCGATAATTCTCCTGCTTCTTTCTCCACCTATTGCCTCATTTGCACTGAAGTTTAGTTATCCTGAAATGTTTTTAATCGCATTGTTGGGGATAACCCTTATTGGGTCAGCGACAGGTAAGTTAGTAAAAGCCTTTCTTGCTGGTTGTCTTGGGTTGCTGGTTGCTACTATTGGCAGTGACCCCATTTCAGCTGTGCCCAGATTTACTTTTGGCATTGTAGATTTGTATGATGGAATTCATTTTGTGGTCGCTTTAATTGGGTTATTCGGCTTTTCTGAAATGCTCTTCCTTCTTAAACGTAAACATATTGTATCCAGTGAATCTGCTTTTAAGGGTACCTTCAAAGACCTTTTGGTTGGTGTTAAAGATGTAATTAAAAGACCACTTCTATTCCTTCGTGTTTCAAGTATGGGAACTGTGCTTGGAGCGACACCAGGGATTGGACCGGCAATAACTAATATAGTTGCATATAATATGGCAGTATCGAGTTCTAAAGAGCCCCACAAATTTGGAACCGGTATACCCGAAGGGGTATTAGCACCAGAGGCTACTAACAATGCGACTCAAGCTGGGGCGTTAATTCCAGCTTTTACTTTAGGAATACCTGGCAGTGGAATGACTGCTGCATTACTGGGTGGACTGATGCTTCATGGTTTAGTACCTGGACCGATGCTCTTTAAAAATCAACCTGAAGTCGTTTATAGCGTGATGTTAGCATTTTTGATCGGGAATCCACTTATGATCCTGCTATTGCTGTCTATACAGAAACAGGTTGTCAAGATAGTTCTCGTGCCGAGTAAGATATTGATTCCAGTAACACTTCTATTAATTATCATCGGGGCTTACGGTATAAAAAATTCTTGGTTTGATGTTGGCTTAATGATCTTATTTGGGATTTTAGGTTATTACATGCGTACTTATGAGTACCCTGTGCAGGCTTTTGTCCTCCCTCTTATACTGGGCTCGATAATTGAGGAAGGTTTTAGAAAAGGATTAATGTTGGGTCATGGAGATCCCATGATCTTTTTCACCCGGCCACTTACTATTGCACTATGGATACTAATAATTGCTTCGATAGTAATACCTTATGTAATCAGGAAGAAATACGGTAAGTCTGAATCGAAGATGATGGATAAATCAGGAGGCAAAGATGCGTCTTGAAGTGCAGAATCATATAGTACGGACAGTGGAATTTGGATCGGATTTTGGTCTGAGCGCTGGGGTTCTTTATGTAAATCCACAGTATATAAAGAAACTGGTCGGGATGCATACGGCTATTCGAGAAGTCTGTCTGGACATTACTCGTCCAGGAGAGTCTGCCCGGATCATAAATCCACTCGATGCTGTTGAACCAATCGCCAAGACCGATCCAGCACCACTGGACGTCTTCCCTGGCTATATTGGCCCATCTCAGACTGTTGGCAATGGAGTTACACACAGGTTGCAGGGCTTGCGGATTGTCCAATGTGCGCGTTTTCCTCATCAGACTACAGGTGTGTTGACCGTACGTCCAGTCGTTATTGACATGACTGGCCCCGCAGCCCCCTTATGCGCCTGCTCAGACACAATTAATCTTGTTTTGACATTTATACCCAATCCGGAGGCGACAAACTATGAGTTCGATGTTGCCATGCGAGCGGTGACTCTGCAGATTGTCCATCATCTTGCACGGCTAAGTTTAGAATTAAAACCGGATGAAGTAGAAATCTTTGAAACTTCAAATTCTTCCAATGGAAGACCGCGCATCGTGTACATTTGCCAGGTGCAGGATCAGGGAGAACTCGTCCAGACCTTTCTATATGGACAGTCCACCCGTATCCACACCCCGACCATCCTTTCCTCTACCGAGATGCTCGATGGCGCCATCGTGAGCGGGAATTATAAGAATGCCATGAAAATCCCGACTTTCATGCATTGCCGGAATCCTGTTTGTTTAGAGCTTTTCCGTATACATGGAAAGGAAATCTCTTTTGCCGGGGTTATTCTTACTCGTGGACATAATGATAACCACGCATTGAAAGAGAGGAGCGCATACTTTGCTGCGAAGCTGGCACAAATGGTTCGAGCGGATGGGGCAATAGTCAGCATAGAGGGAACGGGCAATACAATAATAGATGCAATGCTAACTGTGCGTGCATGTGAGACAGCAGGGATAAAGACAGTCTTGAAGGTCCACGAACATGCAGGTTTGGATGGTCGTAGCTTTCCAGTCGCAGACTTTGTAGAGGAAGCAGATATGGTTGTGAGCACGGGGAACCTTGATGAACCAATAGTCATCCCTGCTGTGGATAAGGTTATTGGTCCACTTCCCCTTGAGTTTTACGGTAAACCTTTGATCGATCCATGGAAGGGTGGGGAAGTAACAGGGCACGAACTCTATGCGAGTCAATGGCAGATGGGCGTGTCGGGATACTCCTGTCTATCTTTATAGGAGGACAAAAATGTCGATCAAAGTAGTGCATTACATTAACCAATACTTTGCTGGAAAAGGTGGTGAAGATAAAACAGACCATCCTTTAGAAGTTATTAATGCTCCTGTGGGTCCAGGCCAGTTGCTTCAGCGTGAACTGAGAGATGGGACTATAGTCCTGACGCTTGTTTGTGGTGACGGTTATTTTGGAACACATGAGAAGGAAGTACTTGAGGAAGTACGGATAATTATTCAAAGAATGGCTCCTGATGTTGTCGTAACTGGACCTGCATTCGGTTCAGGCCGATATGGACTTGCATGTGGCGCTGTTGCAGATTGTGTGATGAACGACTGTGGTGTGCCAGCGATAGCAGGTATGTCCCACGATAATCCCGCCGTAGAAATATATCACACACAGGCGTATATTGTTCCTTCAGGAGAGTCTGTAAGGGAGATGGCTAATGCCCTCCAGAGGATAGCAAAATTAGCGATCCGCTTGGGAAAACATCAGCCTATAGGAACCCCTGAAGAAGAAGGCTATATCCCTCGTGGTGTACGAAAGAATATTCGATTGCATCGGTCAGCAGAAACAAGAGCGCTGGAGGCTTTGCTCCAGAAACTGTGTGGTGAAAAACTGGCGACAGAACTCAAGTTTGATGCAGGCAAGGCCGTTTTGCCTCCACCACAGATCTCTGATCTCTCGAAAGCTACGATAGCTGTTGTTACAGAGTGTGGGATAGTTCCAAAAGGAAATCCAGATCGCATAGAAGGGGTGCGTACAAAGAAATGGGCAAAGTATAGCCTCAACGGTCTCCGAGAGTTGTCCCCTGAAACCCACGAATCTATCCACGGCGGTTATGACAACTCGATGATAAACTTAGATCCTAACCGAGGGATTCCTCTGGATGCCCTTCGAATGCTGGAAGATGGGGGTTTCTTCCATAAGCTCCATGACACCTATTATGTTACCTGTGGTAATTGGGGCGATGTCAATGTGATGCGACAGATAGGCCGGACCATCGCAACAGAACTCAAGCAGGCAGGCATAAACGGCGTTCTTGTGCCAGCCACATGAGGGTCGGGAACGCGTAGCGGCGCTACGCTGGCGAAAGAACTGGAGGCAGCTGGCATTCCGACAGTCTTAGTAACTTGTTTCTTTTCTGTTGCCCTATCGGTGGGCTGCAACCGAATAGTTAAAGGTGTTCGGTTTCATCATCCATTTGGTGCCCCTGAACTCTTATTGGAAAGAGAACGTCTAATGAGAAAAGACTTGGTGCGTTCTGCCCTCAATGTTTTAACCATGCCTGTTGACCATCCGACAGTTTTTGAAGCGAATATCTTACGAACCGAGGGTATTGTGAATTGACACGGAGAGATGATGAAAAAATCGCAAAATAATAAATCAATATGAAAGGAGGATTATGCTATGAACAATTGGCTTAACGGAAAAACAGCCATTGTCATCGGAGAAAGAGATGGTATACAAGGACCATCAATCGTAAAGTGTCTTGAAGCAGGAGGCGCAAAAGTCGTCTATACTGTGACAGAATGCTTTGTCTGAACGGCTGCAGGAGCGATGGATCATGAAACTCAATCTCAAATTAAGAAAATCGCTGAAAGTGTAGAAGTTAGAGGTGCTCCTAAT is from Nitrospirota bacterium and encodes:
- a CDS encoding glycine/betaine/sarcosine/D-proline family reductase selenoprotein B; translated protein: MSIKVVHYINQYFAGKGGEDKTDHPLEVINAPVGPGQLLQRELRDGTIVLTLVCGDGYFGTHEKEVLEEVRIIIQRMAPDVVVTGPAFGSGRYGLACGAVADCVMNDCGVPAIAGMSHDNPAVEIYHTQAYIVPSGESVREMANALQRIAKLAIRLGKHQPIGTPEEEGYIPRGVRKNIRLHRSAETRALEALLQKLCGEKLATELKFDAGKAVLPPPQISDLSKATIAVVTECGIVPKGNPDRIEGVRTKKWAKYSLNGLRELSPETHESIHGGYDNSMINLDPNRGIPLDALRMLEDGGFFHKLHDTYYVTCGNWGDVNVMRQIGRTIATELKQAGINGVLVPAT
- a CDS encoding tripartite tricarboxylate transporter permease, producing the protein MMEGILLGLDRVLQPDNLIMIPLGLIVGTIIGAFPGMGASFAIIIMIPLTYWMRPEQALIFLTNVGGSAEFGGSIPAILMHVPGTPGSTATCWDGYPMTKKGEAARALGISLFASGMGGLFGAIILLLLSPPIASFALKFSYPEMFLIALLGITLIGSATGKLVKAFLAGCLGLLVATIGSDPISAVPRFTFGIVDLYDGIHFVVALIGLFGFSEMLFLLKRKHIVSSESAFKGTFKDLLVGVKDVIKRPLLFLRVSSMGTVLGATPGIGPAITNIVAYNMAVSSSKEPHKFGTGIPEGVLAPEATNNATQAGALIPAFTLGIPGSGMTAALLGGLMLHGLVPGPMLFKNQPEVVYSVMLAFLIGNPLMILLLLSIQKQVVKIVLVPSKILIPVTLLLIIIGAYGIKNSWFDVGLMILFGILGYYMRTYEYPVQAFVLPLILGSIIEEGFRKGLMLGHGDPMIFFTRPLTIALWILIIASIVIPYVIRKKYGKSESKMMDKSGGKDAS
- a CDS encoding IclR family transcriptional regulator, which produces MQGWVLGTWLLDKLALLMNQDIMAYSYDHMRWLNNLTQETVCLWRRVGNERICVLQFESPHELRMVAEPGKPVPLYCGGAGKILLAYLKPQELDEYFKNVQLKPVGPRTIVDENQLRRELSRINVKGVAVGIKERTSGGVGIAAPIYTADGQVEYCLSLYLPVLRFSNKVKQQLIPLLKKSASDISTDLGFRGSDVIVSRVSK
- a CDS encoding tripartite tricarboxylate transporter substrate binding protein; the protein is MKKITIIGFVMVLCMFLSNIFLTQPSWATEEKYPSKEIHQIVPWRAGGGTDLFTRVLERLWEKKLGVPIVIENIPGGGTTIGNNKAWNAPADGYTILVVNIGALNFSAMLHNTEWTIEDWTYIGLHHTDPIIVYAHPSVPWNNIKDVMDYIIKDPGKLNVGVPESTNDQIILIKMIEEITGGKFGSIIPAGGGGKLLKEVMGGHIPLAFHRLWAGGIKAKAQNLKPIGIVTSKRNPLWPELPTFDEVLPLKWRVKGPLFGYKGYAVHKKVKEKYPERFNKLVSTFKEIFDSPEHKQAADKMKLTPILDYKGPEEAMKAIKEYDEMLRKYKHLFRIGVQ
- a CDS encoding tripartite tricarboxylate transporter TctB family protein, yielding MKRLIVPVIFLLFIIIALLESKDLPPGAGLYPKVIIAGGFVVVTIALIKEIKTIRSEKKAGQYALKRISYEKILKDPLVIKQLFIIISTLIYIFLVEKTGFIIISTIYIFLNFYILGFRHKTHLPFISIATSLIIYLVFGLFIKIPLPMQFLEEWISKLIRGLII
- a CDS encoding glycine/sarcosine/betaine reductase component B subunit, whose translation is MRLEVQNHIVRTVEFGSDFGLSAGVLYVNPQYIKKLVGMHTAIREVCLDITRPGESARIINPLDAVEPIAKTDPAPLDVFPGYIGPSQTVGNGVTHRLQGLRIVQCARFPHQTTGVLTVRPVVIDMTGPAAPLCACSDTINLVLTFIPNPEATNYEFDVAMRAVTLQIVHHLARLSLELKPDEVEIFETSNSSNGRPRIVYICQVQDQGELVQTFLYGQSTRIHTPTILSSTEMLDGAIVSGNYKNAMKIPTFMHCRNPVCLELFRIHGKEISFAGVILTRGHNDNHALKERSAYFAAKLAQMVRADGAIVSIEGTGNTIIDAMLTVRACETAGIKTVLKVHEHAGLDGRSFPVADFVEEADMVVSTGNLDEPIVIPAVDKVIGPLPLEFYGKPLIDPWKGGEVTGHELYASQWQMGVSGYSCLSL